From the genome of Phycisphaerae bacterium:
GACCTCGAGCGCGGCGAGCGCACGCCGCGCATCGCCGTCGGCGCGCTGGGCGATGAAACGCAAGGCGGCGTCATCGGCCGTCGCGCGCGCGGCACCCAGGCCGCGCTCGCGATCCGTCAGGGCCCGCCGGAGCAGCACCTCAATCTGCTCCGGCGTGAGCGGGCGGAACTCGAAGACCTGGCTGCGTGAGATCAGGGGACTGTTGACGGCGAAGAAAGGGTTTTCGGTGGTTGCGCTGACCAGGACGAGCGTGCCCTCTTCGACGTCGCGAAGTAGTACGTCCTGCTGGGCTCGGTTGAAGCGGTGTATCTCGTCGAGGAACAACACGGTGCGCTGGCCATGGGCGGTCAGCCGGTCGTGGGCGGCTTCGATGACGGCGCGGACGTCCTTCACGCCCGCCTCAGCGGCGTGGAGTGTGACGAACTCGGCCTTGGTGTAGCCGGCAATCAGCCGGGCAAGCGTCGTTTTGCCGCAGCCGGGCGGGCCGTAGAGAATCGCGCTGGTGAGCCGGTCGGCTTCGAGCAGTCGCCGGAGCAGCCGGCCCGGCCCGGCGAAGTGTTCCTGGCCGACGAACTCGTCGAGGTTCTGCGGACGCATGCGGACTGCAAGCGGTTGCACGCGTTGCACAGCAGCCTCCCGTTGTGCGGCGAACAAGTCCATGGACGGGCAGTATAACCGCCCGGCGGCGTCGGGTCAGGCGTTATTGCGGGCGAACCGGTAATTCAGCGCACCGCCCGGCAGCGCAAGTGTGCACCACCCAGGCGCGCTCACGCCACCGCGTGCGCGGGTTTCGGCAAGTCGTCCCGGATTTTCTGCTGCGTAACGCTGTCGCCGGACGTGGTGAACAGGACCATGTCGTCCTTGATCCGGGCCTGGAGGTGCACCGGGCGCTGCCACAGCTTCTGCAGGTTCGTGAGGCACTCGGTGGCGTACTTGATGTCCAGGTCAATCCCGATGTGCTTGTGCGCGAGGTACAACTCGCCGCGATTCGCGTAGTTCCCGTCGACCACGTAGATGTACGGCTGGCCGTGGTTGGTCAACTGGAATAGCAAAGTCTGTTTGATCTGGTTGAAGTCGTGATTCACAACCACCATGCGCCCCGTCGCCGGGTCACGCCGGTAGTGATAGAGCTTGTAGCGGTCGACGAACTCCGGCGTCAGGAATTCGTCGATGAACGTGACGTCGTTGTGGACGCGCCGGGCCTCGAAGATCTTCTGCAAACCCTGGCCCAGCCCGGTGTCCCAGCGGCGGCGCTGCTCGATCGACTCGCACTCCTCGTATTCTTTGCCGAAGCGCCCGCGGTTCCAGCGGTCCTCGATGTCGCGGAAGAGCTCGACGCCCATCTTGTACGGGTTCAGCCGCCCCGGCCCCGTCGCCAGCGTGCCCGAGTGGTGGTCGGCATAGGTGATGAGCTCGTCGTCGCGCAGGTGAAAGCGCGTCATCATGCGCGAGTGCCAGAAGGTCGCCCAGCCCTCGTTCATGATCTTGGTCATGCCCTGGGGCGCGAAGTAGTACGCCTCCTCGCGGATGATGTCGAGGCAGTCGGCCTGCCAGTCCGCGAGCCGGGCGTGATGTAGGACGAAGGCGAGCACGTCGCGCTGTGGCGCGCTCGGAAACGCCTGCCGCTGGGCCTGCTCGGCCTTCTCTTCCGCCTCGCGCTCGGCGCGCAGCCGATCCGGCGGATTGATGTAGCGCTCCATGTACGGCTTGGCCGGGTAGCGGATGCCACGCTCGACCTGCTCGCGCAGCGTGGGGCGCTGTGGCCGGCGCGGCGGCTCGGCACGGGCCATGAACGGCGAGTAGGGGTCGATCAGGTTCTCCAGCGACAGGCACACGTCGAGGAACTGCTCGACGGTCTCGAAGCCCTCCCGGTCAATGTGCCGATGGATCCGGGTGGCGTGGTTCGCCATGCCATCCATCATCTTGCGGTTAGTTTTGCTGAACCAGACGTTGTTTTTGAAGAAGTCGCAATGGCCGTACACGTGCGCCATCACGGTCTTCTGATCGACGAACTCGTTGTCCGACAGCAGGTAGGCGTAGCAGGGGTCATTGTTAATGACCATCTCGTAGATCTTGCCCAGCCCGTACTGGTGCTGCTTGCGGAGCCGCTCGTAATCCATGCCGAAGCGCCAGTGCGGATAGCGCTGTGGAAAGCCCCCGTACGCGGCGATCTGGTTCATCTGCTCGAAATCGAGGATCTCGAAGATCGTGTCGAAGAAGTCCAGCCCCTGGGCGCGGGCCACTTCCTCGATGACACGCCGCTGTCGCTCCAGCTCGGGTGGAATCGTCCTCAGCACGCGGACCTCCAGTCTGCTGTCTGTCGGATTCTATCGTCCTTCGGGCCGGCGGTCTTCTGGCGGCCGCCCGGACGCAGCTCTTTCCCGGCCGGCGATTTACGAACCGCCCGCCGTCGGGTAGATTCTGGACCGCGGCCGCCGCCTCGGTCGCGCCGCGACCGCGGGAGATCGCCATGGACGCTGAGACGCCGCCCGCTGCCACCACCGCCGAGCCCGCCGTTGTGCCGCGCCGCAAGGGCCCACCGGCCTGGGGCGTCGCGCTCTTCCTGGTCCTGCTCGCGGGCGTGATCGCCACCAGCCAGTGGCTTACCACGTCGGGCGCCCCCGTGCAGTGGATCGACGACGATCTCGCGGTGGCACTGGCCCAGGCCCAAAGCCGCCGCTGCCGCGTATTCCTGTATCTCTATGAGCCCAACGACCCGATCCATGCCCGGAATGAGCGCGAGGTGTTCGCGCAGCGCTGGGCACGCCGGCCGCTCGAGCAGGCCGTCAGTTGCCGGGTCGCCCTCCAGCCCGGAGACGTGCGGCGCGTGAAGTACGGGTACGAGGGCCGCCCGCTCTTCTTGCTGCTCGATGCCAAGGGCAACCGCCAGGGACCGGCGGTGTCCGGGGCCGTGGACGAACGCGAGTTCATGACCTTCATTGGCCGGCCCGCGCTCGATTACGCCGCCCAGCAGGCCCAGAAGGCGTCGGCGGGACAGTCTGAGGGCCAGGATGGCGCCCACCGGTAACATCGCCGCGCGTGATCTGCGCGTCGCCGGTCCGCGTCGCCGGCTCTCCCCCGCGGTCGTGGGCTTGGCCGCCGGGCTGGCGGCGCTCGTGCTATACGCCGCCACCGGCTCACGGGGTGTGGAGTGGCAGGACTCCGGCATTCACCAGTATCGCATCCTGACTGGCCGAATTGAGAGTCCGCTCGGGCTCGCCTTGTCGCATCCCCTGCACTATTGGCTCGGACGCCTGATGCTGCGTGTCCCACTGGGTGATCCGATCCACAAGCTCAACCTTTTGTCCGGTCTGTGCGGGGCCGCCGCTGTGGGCGTGCTCGCCGGTGTCCTCACCAGGCTGACGCGCAGTGCGTTGGCAGCCGGCTTTGCAGCGGCGGCCGTGGGGCTCGCTCACGCGTTCTGGCAGATGTCCGCGCTGACCGAGACGTACACCCTGGCGGCCATGCTCATGACGATCGAGTGGGCCCTCTTGCTTGGATTCGTGCATTCACAACGGCCGATCTGGCTCGTCGGTGTCTTGGCCGTAAATGGGCTGCAGGTTGCGGACCACCTGCTCGGCCTGTTTCCGTTGCTCTCATATGTGGTCCTGCTGGCAGTCCTGGTCGTGCGTGGCCGTGTCCGGCCCGGCTGGCTCGTAGTCGCTGCGGGCGTCTGGTTGCTGACGGCTTCGTGCTATTGGACCCTCGTCCTGGCGCATTGGCAACGAACGGGTGACCTGGCCGAGACTGTTCGCTCTGCGCTGTTTGGTGGCAGCGCGCGAACGACCGGCTGGACTGGCAATGTCCTTAACGTTCAGATGTCGCTCGCTCAGATCAAGCTTGTCACCTTTGCGTTCATTTACTGCTTCCCCTGTGCGACAGCAGCGGTCGCCTGCGTTGGTCTGCTGCGACGGGCACGCGGCAGACGGCGCATCTTTCACTGGGTGCTGCTCGGGCAAACCTTGCTGATCTGCGTGTTCGTCGGCCGCTACAGGATTCCTGACGTCTACAAGTACTTTGTCCCGATCTGTGCAGTGACCGCGCTCTGGTTCGGTTGGGGGGTAGCAGGGATGCTACGCCGTTGGCGTGTTGGACCTGGCAGGTGGTGGCTGCTGGGGCTGCTGACCGCGAATGCGCTGCTACCGGTGGTGGTGTACTTTTGCTTTCCCATCCTCGCCGCGAGCCACGGCTGGCTCGCGGGCCAGTTGCGGGACATTCCCTACCGCGACGAATATCAGCATTTCTTTCGACCCTGGCGGCATAGCGGACGCGGTGCTGCGACGTTGGCGTCCAGCGCCATGGAGCAGCTGGGATCCGGCGGCTGGCTGATCGGTGATAACACGACCGCCTTCCCTGTGGCAATCACCTATCTCGTGCAGGGCGGCCCGCCCGCGGTGCGCGTGTACTGGTTCCGCGAATGCCTGACCGACCCCGCCCAGCCGCCACTGACAGACGACGAACTCGGCGCACACGTCCGCGGCGGCGGTCGCGTGCTGCTCGTGCCGTCCGCCTTGATCGAGCGGCAGATTCCGCCGCCGCTCGAAATCGACAAGAGCCAGCCGCTCTGGCGCGTGGTCGCGCCTACCCCTTGAGCTTCTTGATTTCCGCCGTCATCGCCGGCACCACCTTGAACAGGTCGCCGACGATCCCATAGTCCGCGATCTTGAACAGCGGCGCCTCCTTGTCCGTGTTGATCGCGACGATCACCTTGCTGCCGCGCATGCCCGCCAGGTGCTGGATCGCGCCGCTGATGCCGCATGCGATGTACAGCCGCGGCGTCACCGTCTTGCCCGTCAGGCCGACCTGCCGGCTGTGCGGCTGGTAGCCGGCGTCGCACGCGGCGCGCGAAGCGCCGACCGCGGCGTCGAGCTCTTTGGCCAACTCAAAGATGATGCGGAAATTGTCCTCGTTCTTTAGCGCCCGCCCGCCGGACACGATGATGTCTGCCTCAGTGACGTCCTTGACCGTCCCGCCGGCCTTCGCCAGCTCCTTCACATCGATGCGATCATCGCCGGCGACCGGGGCGTACGCCAACGTCTCGCGTGCCGCGCCGCCGCCGCCGGTCGCGGCCGGGAAGCTGTTGGGCCGCACCGTCGCAACCGCCAGCCGATCCTTCGGGAACCGCACGTGACAGAACGCCTTGCCGTTGTACACGGGCCGCCGGACATCCAGCCCGCCGTCCGCGCCGATCGTCAATTCAACAACGTCGGTCGCGACCGCCGCTTGCATCCGGGCGGCGACGCGCGCCCCCAGATCGCGCCCCATGAACGTCGCCGGCAGCAGCAGCACGCGCGGCTCGACCTTCGCGACGGCGGCGGTCAGGGCCGTGCGATAGCGGAGGGCGGAATACAGGCCCAGCGCCGGCGCACTGGTCGTGATAATGCGGTTCACGCCCGCCTTGTCGAGCGCGGCCGTCGCCGCATCGAGCTTGTCACCGATCAGGCACGCCACGACCTGACCGCCGGTCTTCGCCGCCAGGTCGCGGGCGGGCGTGACGATCTGCAAAGCCGTGGGGTGAAGTTGGTCATTTCGCTGTTCGGCAAAGATCAGAATATCGTTGCTCATGTTCGCTCCAGGCAGCTCTCAGAGGTCATGGTCCAGTCGCGCACGGGGCCGGGACCCCGCCCCCATCATCAGATCGCCTTCGCCTCTTCGCGCAGCAGGCGCACCAGCTTGCGGGCGGCTTCTTCCGGCTCGCCGGGGATCAGCTTGCCCGGCGGACGTTCCGGCGGCGGCTGGAACGTGTGCAACTGCGTCCCCCCGACCGCGCTCGTCGCGAAGCCCGGCACATCGGCCGCCTTCAGCACCTGCACTGGCTTCTTCTTGGCCTTCATCAGGTTGGGCAGCGACGGGTAGCGCATCTCGCACAGCCCCTTGTCGCACGTCAGCAGCGCCGGCAGCGGTACCTGCACGACTTCCTCGGCCCCCTCGATGCGTCGCCGCGCCGTGAAGGACTTGCCATCGTCGGCCACTTCCAGCTTTACCGTCGCGCCTACGTGCGGCAGGTCGAGCAGCTCGGCCAGCGCCGGCCCAAGCTGTCCGCTGTCGAGGTCGATCTCCTGCTTGCCGATCAGGATCAACCCGTAGCCCCGGTCCTTGACGACGGCCGCGATCAGGGCGGCAAGCTGCAGCTCATCGAGCGCGTCGAATGCCGGATCCTGGAGATGAATGCCATCGTCGCAGCCGACGGCCAGCGCGGTCCGCAGAGCTTCCGCGGCCTGCGCCGGCCCGACGATTAACGCTGTGGCGGCCTCCACGTCCTTGCGTTTCTCACGCAACTGAACGGCCTGCTCGATGGCAAATTCGTCGAACGGGTTGACCACCATCTTCACACCGGTGCGGTCAATGTCCTGACCGTCGGCGCGGATCTTGATCGCGGTGGTCGAATCGGGCACTTGACGGACGACAACGAGTACCTTCATGCGCTCTACCTCGACACGGTCTGGATGTGCGGATCCCGGAAAACCGCGATCATAGCGGCTGCCGCCGGAATCTCCAAGGCGGGCGGCTCAGGGCCAGAGCATGATCAGATTGCCTAGCGCTGCCGGGGTGTAGCAATAGCCGCGCGCGCCGGACCAGGATGAGTATTCCCCGTGCCGGGCGTCCAGCCGCGTGATGTTGAGCCCCCAAACGCGGTTGCGGCGGGCTTCTGCGCCAAACGCCGTCAGCGGAATGGCCAGTTCGACGACCCAGTGGTCGCGCTCGATGTTCACCGCGACCCGCGCTCCACAGGGCCACGTCTCCGACGTGCCCATCGGCGGCTCGGTCCGGCAACCGTTGCGCGCCACCAGCAATCCGGTCGGCTTGACCTGCACGCAATACAGATCGCTGCTCGTCCCCGTCGCCACGCCGCGCGGGTCAATCAGGACTTCCACGACATCCTGGCCCCACGGCAGCGCGCCGTCGATCGTGATTGTGTTATCCGCCCGCGCGACCGGCGGCTCGCCAGGCTTCAGCCGGCAACGCACCCCCACGTACAGATGTGCCCGATCCATCGCGCAGTACGCCTGCGTGCCCAGCGCCGGCAGGTCCGTACCCGCCGCGACCGCCGCCTGGCTCAGCCGGCACAGGCGAAAATCACCGGCCGCGTTGTTCGACGCCAGCGGCCAGTCGTCCAGACGCCCGTCTACCGTGGGCGCCGTGTCCAGCATGGGACACACGGCCACCGCAAGCCGGGCGGGCACGCGAAACGTGCCGAGCGCGGCGGTGTTGAACGCCAGCTCGAACGGGTACACGCCGTCGATGTTGTACGCCAGCCCGGTCATGCTCAGTTCGAGCTGGACTGGTCGGCGCGTGCCCGCGTCGAGGCTCGTGACGACCTCTGCGGCCTGCTGCCAGCCCGGTGGGGGGACGGGCAGCAGCCAGCGCCCCTCGAGCGGGCGGTTCGTCGTGTTGAGCACGCTGCCAAACACGTCGGCCCGCAGGGTTTCGGTCGCCGTGCTCAGACGCACGCCGTTCACCGTGGCGACGACGCGCTCCGCCTGGTTCATCATCAGGCCCCACTGCGACAGGCCGTCGATCTGTCGCTGGCGCGCGGTGGGGTTCGGCTCGAACTGACCGGCCAGCTCCTGGAGCATCAGCGTCCGGGCCAGTCGCAGCACAGCGGTCTGTCGCGGCCAGCCGGTCTCCTTGCAGCTCACCAGGTTGTCCAGACAGGCGTCCGTGCACGCCCAGCGGACGATCTGGCCCGCCAGGGTCTGCGCGAGCAGCCGCTTGCCGTTGTCTTCCAGCAGCCGCAGCAGCGCGTAGTCCTGCAAACCGCGCCGCAGACGCTTGAGGCGCAGCGAGGCGAGCGGCCGATCACCCACGCCATATTGTTCCCCGGGGTAGATCAGGCCACCGGCGAGCCACGGGGTCAGGGCGCTGCCGCTGGACGCCGTGTCTCCGATCTTCGCGGCGTGCTCGATCCAGACGGCGTCGGCGCCGTAGCGGTAAGCCTGCCAGGCAATGATCCGCCCATCCGCGGCGGGGCCTTCGACCGTCAACGCGCCGCTGTACGGTGGGTAGTCGGGCATGAACCACGTGCGCTTGCCGAGTTTGCGCTCGCGTTCCATCGCCGCCGGCTCGTACCACATCGCGGGCGGCGCCCAGATTTGCACGTCGGGCAGCTCGATCGGCGGGGCCTCGTGCCAGCCGAGGCCGCGCAGCGAACGCGCCGGCAGGTGGGCCACCACCGGCAGCCCGGCTTCACTCTGCTGCACGATGCCGGTGATGCGGCGGGCCTGGTTCACCGCCCCCGACGTGAGGGGTTCGGGCGGGGCGAGCCGCACGAATGCACGCTCCAGCCAGCCCCGCTCGGCAAAATGCCGTCGGCATTCCTGCAGATATGCCGCGAGCAGCCGCGCGTAGCGCGGCGACTCCAGTCCGCCGTTGCGCTCCGCACTCGGGTAATCGAGCGTGGCCGGAACCGCCCAGGCTTCGAGCCGCACGCGGTCGTGGAAGCCCGAGCCGTCCAGCCACGGCGTCACCAGTTGGTCGTAATCCGCCCAGTCGACCTCCACTTCCCGCTCGCCGATCGGCCGGAATTTCGGGAACGAGCCCCACAGCACCGGCGTCGTCCGGTGCTCCTGGAATGTCTCCATCGTCTGGTTGACGAGCTGCACTGCGGCCGAGTGGTTCGGCAGGGTGGGGAGCAGATGCAGCTCCTCAGGCGCGGTGCGCGGCCAGCGCAAGTGCCTGGTCAGCAGGTCCTGCGCGTCCAGGCGACAAATGACGGCCAAACCGCGTCGGTCCGGCAAAGCGACCGGCAGGACTTCCAGCCGCAGTTGGCACGTGAAGACCGGTGTGGCGTCGCGTCCCCGCCGAACCTCGATCCGTCCGCTGTACTCACCGGGCGTCGCCGTCGCGGGCACGTGCACGTCGGCCCAGATGATCTCATTGCGGCGGTCAGCGAGCGTAACGGGGCCACCGCCGCGCGCTGCACGCCAGGGGACCGCGATGTCCGGGAACAGGCCAGGGGTCGCGGGGCGGGCGGCGGCCGAGGCGAACCAACTGCGGAACTGCTCGACACGGGCGTACTGGATGCGATACAGCGTTGTGACGCTCGCGGCCGGCAATGTCTCCGCGGGGCCGGTGAGGTCGGTGATACGCACATCAAACGGTCCGGCCGGCGGCGCGGCGGTGTGCAGCGCGATCTGGAGGTCGATGGTCTCATTCAACGCGGCCTGGAGACGCACTTCGCCGCGGGCTGCGGAATAGATGTCGTTCTCGAGACTGGGTGGCGTGTCGGCCGCCAGCTCCTCGTCGCCGCTCACGATCCAGAACGAGACATTGCGTGACGCGCCGGGGAGTGCGCAACCGGTCGAGAGCACCAGCGCGAGCGACACCAGGGCGAGCGAAATCCAAAGCCCTGCGCTGCGCGATTTGGTTCTCATGAGCGTGGCTCCGGCCAACCTTGCACCTGGTAGAGCTTCAACGGCGCCTCGGGGTGACCGGTGCGTGCGGCCAGGTGGATGGCCTCCAGGAGCGCCGTCACCGTCAGGTGCCGTTCCAGCAGCGCTGCGGCCCGGTCACGCGCCCCGCTGCGGACGAGTTCCGCGAACCGCAGGAGATCACTTGCCAGGAAGTCGCTCGGCAGGGGACGCTGATCGAGCGTCTGCCCACTGCCGTCCAGCAACACCACCACCTCGTCCGTGAGCGTCACGGACGCATTGTGCGCGTGGTGAGCGAGCATGAATTCGTGGCCGGGCAGGTCCCACGTGGCCCGGAGGGCCGCCGCGCCCCCGTCCGCGTATCGCAGAATTGCCGCCGCGGTGTCCTCGACCTCGCGACCCGCCGCCGCCGACGCCGCGCGAAACCGGCCGATGACGGCGTCCACCGTGTCGGGCAGCCCGCGGACGGCGACCAGGGCCTCGAGCAGGGCATATCCCGCGTCGCCGAGCACGCCGGCTGTTGCATCATTGGAACGGACCCCGCCGGGTACCGCCTTCGGTTGAGGGGCGTTGACGCGCAAATCCGAAAACCGCGGCGTGAAACCGTCCGGCCAGTGCAGTTCGTGCCAGACGTGATCAGCGACGTACTCCCACCAGGACGCCACGCGGTGGATTGTTGGAAGTTGTCGCAGGCGCGTGACGAGTTCGGTGCCCTCGGCGAAACTGCGCGCCAGTGGTGGGTAGCGCCACACATGCAGGCCCCGCTCGGCCGCCATGCGGACGAATTCCACCTCGCCGCGCGTCCCGGTGGCAAACAGGACGGCCTCCAGGCCGGGCTCGGCCAGCAGGGTGCGCGGATCATCAAACCGCGGCACGTCGCGCAGGCCCGTTCCCGGCGGCAGGCCGGCCTGCCCGAGCGGCTGGATGAGTAGGCAGCCGTCGATGGCCGCGACCAGCGGCGCGGCGCGCGCGCCGTCGGCGACCAGCCCGACGCGCACCGGGCCCCGCGATTTCTGCTCGTTGTTTGCCGCTGTGCTCATCGTATAATGAAGCGTCTCAGCATGTCTCGTTGCCGTGGAAGGAGCGCATGCGCCTGCTCGCCTTCACAATCCTGCTTTCCGTCGCGGCGGGACTGCAGGCCGACATTTTGCACCTGCGCGATGGTTCCCGCCACTATGGCGAGCTGGTGTCCCAGGACAATAACGTGATTGTATTTCGGATCGTGGCCGCCGACGGCTCGTCCGCGCTCGTCCGATCGTTCCCGGCCGAGCTGGTGCGGAGCGTCGCGCCGGGGGGACGCCCGCCCGTGACGCCGCCCCTCCCCGTCGGGACGGCGCCCGACGCCGCCTTGGCCGCGGATTGTGAACAGATGCTGCGCGAGGCGTTCGAGTTGCTCGACGATGATGACCGCCCGGCAGCCCTGCGCGCCATGCAGCGCGCCGTGCTCGGCGCGCCCCCTGCGCTCTTGGAACGCCTCGCCCAGATGTGCCGCGCGGCACGCGGAGTGGCTCTGGACGAGTTGCTCGCGCGCACGCGCGTCGACGTGGCCGAGCGGGCCCCGGCTGGTCGGGGCTTTCGTTTGCGCTACACGACCCCCTATGAACGGGCGGCGCTCGGACGCGTGCTGGCCGAGATGCACACCGAGCGGCTGAACCGGAAGTACGCGGGACGCACGGTGGCCGCGTGGGCGGCCGAGCCCGCCGCCTACACATCCCTGCAGCCTGATACCCGGGCGCTGGTGCAGGACGCCAGCCGGGCCGCGGCGGCGATCGCGGCGCGGTTACGGCTGGATCCGGCGCTCCGCGGGCAGACCGAGGAACGGACACGCCTCGAGCACACGCGTGGCGATCTCGTGCGCCTGGCCGCCCGGCTGCAGGCGTTGGCGGGCTACACGGCGCCACTCGAAGATGATGACACATTTGACCCGGCCGAAGACGCGGCCGAACGACTCGCGGCGGAAACCGCACCCGCCAGTCAACCCGTGACATGCGATGGAGAGCGCTAATGGCCCCACGGACCGTGATTCGGAAGACGGACCTGCCGGAACTGGTGAATCGCGGCAAGGTGCGCGATGTCTACAAGTTGGGCGGGCGCCTGATGATCGTGGCGACGGACCGCATCTCGGCGTTCGACGTCGTCATGGATCAGCCGGTGCCGGGCAAGGGCATCCTGCTGACCGAGATGTCGCGTTTCTGGCTTGAGACCCTGCCCGCCTGCCAGCCGCATCACCTGGAATACGTGGTCGACGACGACCATGTGCCCCCCGAGTACGCGCCTTACCTGGACCAGCTCAATGGACGCACGATGGTCGTGAAACGCGCCGAGATCCTCCCGATCGAGTGCATCGTGCGCGGCTACATCATCGGCAGCGGCTGGAAAGAGTACCAGACCACGGGGTCCGTCAGCGGAGTGACTCTGCCGCCGGGCCTCCGCCGCGCCGAAAAGCTGGCCGAACCGATCTTCACCCCGTCGACGAAGGCGACGGTCGGGCACGACCAGCCCATCTCGTTCGAGCATGCCTGCGAGACCGTGGCCCGCTTCCTGGCTCCGAAGCGCAGCATCTCCGCCGACGCGCGCGACCTGCTGGAACGTGTCCGCCGGCGATCGCTCGACATCTACACGCAGGCCGCGGCGCACGCGGAGCGCTGCGGCATCATCCTGGCCGACACGAAATTCGAGTTCGGCCTCTACAACGGCGAGCTGCTCCTGGCCGACGAAGTGCTCACGCCCGACTCCTCGCGCTTCTGGCCCAAGGAGCACTACCGGGTCGGCGACGATCAGCCGAGCTTCGACAAGCAGTTCCTGCGCGACTACCTCGAGACGCTGGCTTGGAACAAGCAGCCGCCGCCCCCGCCGATCCCGGACGACGTGATCCGCAAGACCCGTCGCGGGTACGAGGATGCTTATCGGCGCCTGACGGGGCGCACGCTCACGCTGCCGGAGTGATCTTCCCCGCCGCGGGTCCCAGAACACACCGCGTCGGCTCAGGCAGGATTGTGGTGGGCGGGCGGCGCCGTGCATTCAACCACACTTCATGCAGCCGACCGGGGGGCTGGCCGATGAGTGCAGGTGGTTGTTCGTGCGGTCACGGAGCAACCGCGCGCCGTACGGAGGTTCGCCCCTTATCGGACGGCGTGCCATTGCTGATGGCTGCGAGCCGCCGCGGGCGGCGCTCACCGCGCCCCCGGCCTGAAAGGAACTATATGGAATCGGGTACGGCCACGTTGACGCGAACGCTGTCTCCGGCCCTGCAGCGCGTGCTCGCGCGGGTGACGGAGATCAATTCGCTGCCCGAGGTGACGACCCGCATCGTGCGCGTCGTCGAGGACCCGCAGTCCACGGCGCACGACATGCACGAGATCGTGAAGACCGACCCGGCGCTGGCGACCAAGATCTTGCGCGTCGTCAACTCGGCGTTCTACGGCATGCCGGGCCAGGTCGCGAGCCTGGACCGCGCGATCCTGCTGCTGGGGCTCAGCGCGGTGAAGAACATCGCGCTCGCCGCCTCGCTGGCCCGCATGTTCAACGCCGCCGCCGTGGCCAATCATTTCCTGGCGCGCGACCTGTGGCGGCACTCGGTCGCGGTCGGGGTGGGGGCGCGCCTGCTCGCCGAAGCGGGGCAGGAGATCGCGGCGGACGAGGCCTTCGTGGCGGGA
Proteins encoded in this window:
- a CDS encoding phosphoribosylaminoimidazolesuccinocarboxamide synthase, with protein sequence MAPRTVIRKTDLPELVNRGKVRDVYKLGGRLMIVATDRISAFDVVMDQPVPGKGILLTEMSRFWLETLPACQPHHLEYVVDDDHVPPEYAPYLDQLNGRTMVVKRAEILPIECIVRGYIIGSGWKEYQTTGSVSGVTLPPGLRRAEKLAEPIFTPSTKATVGHDQPISFEHACETVARFLAPKRSISADARDLLERVRRRSLDIYTQAAAHAERCGIILADTKFEFGLYNGELLLADEVLTPDSSRFWPKEHYRVGDDQPSFDKQFLRDYLETLAWNKQPPPPPIPDDVIRKTRRGYEDAYRRLTGRTLTLPE
- a CDS encoding HDOD domain-containing protein produces the protein MESGTATLTRTLSPALQRVLARVTEINSLPEVTTRIVRVVEDPQSTAHDMHEIVKTDPALATKILRVVNSAFYGMPGQVASLDRAILLLGLSAVKNIALAASLARMFNAAAVANHFLARDLWRHSVAVGVGARLLAEAGQEIAADEAFVAGLVHDLGLIVMLQLFPEEMKELEARCLGGSVSFRALEDSLIGADHQLFGDALAMRWGFPVGLRVAVACHHALDGLTGELRRIATLVHAADTLCAHAKYGFWLSARDQEVADATWAYLNVSTDALAVVRERLPEHLEENVRVFAD